From the genome of Segatella hominis, one region includes:
- a CDS encoding TonB-dependent receptor produces the protein MKKSILTMLLLLVSIASFAQERLVSGAIIDRDTKDPVEQVTVQLLKTDSTYVTGAISNEKGLFHLNAPENGKYLLKITSVGYKPTVKRVVIEQDKNLALGNVVVGADAIMLKGAVVTAMAQKVTLKEDTFVYNSAAYRTPEGSVVEELVKRLPGAEVSDDGTIKINGKEVKKILVDGKEFMTGDTKTALKNLPTSIIDKIKAYDEKSDLSKVTGIDDGEEQTVLDFNVKKGMNKGLMSNIDLGIGNKDRYSARGMGGYFNSNNHFMLFGNANNTSDRGFGGGGPRRGFGGGNGLNASKMLAANYNYEEKNKFKFNTSLRWNHSDGDVWSRRSSENFMGSSSSFSNSLNQNFSRSDSWNGNIRLEWMPDTMTNILFRPSISWTTNDSRSTGISASYNQDPYQYTEDPLSDEGIEKMDEVDAVINRQKSVSLSNSKNNNIRGMLQLNRKLNNKGRNVTLRMDAKYTDKDSKSISLQNAHLYLVQNEAGLDSTYQTNRYNLTPSKDYSYSAQATYSEPLWKATFLQFSYKFTYSYSKSDRSTYDFSKYSFDGISPEYGAWGNYLGRLDGELGDYRDDKLSRYSEYRNYTHDIQVMMRFIRQKYNLNFGVMIQPQRSKFIQDYQGKYVDTVRTVTNVSPTLDFRYRFSKMSNLRVNYRGTTAQPSISQLLDITDNSDPLNVSMGNPGLKPSFTQNFRLFYNNFVQNHNKGVMTYINFSTTSNSISNKVTYDETTGGRITRPENINGNWNVMGAFMFNCSIDSAGVWNINTDTNLGYNHYVSYLSLDKSQDSQKNTTQNTTWNERLSLSYRNDWLELSLDGTLAYNHAKNKLQPNSNLDTWQFSYGPSMTLTAPWGTSLNTSLSCSSRRGYSDESMNTDEFVWNAQLSQGFLKGKPLTVMLQFYDLLHQQSTFSRAISSVSRTDTEYNAINSYAMLHVVYRMNLFGGKDARKGNREEGPGGRPDFRGRPFNGMGRPMGPPPGRFF, from the coding sequence ATGAAGAAATCAATTTTGACGATGCTGTTGCTTTTGGTCTCAATAGCATCGTTTGCTCAGGAACGCTTGGTAAGCGGAGCGATTATCGACCGGGATACCAAGGATCCAGTGGAGCAGGTGACCGTCCAGTTGCTCAAGACCGATAGTACCTATGTGACGGGTGCCATCAGCAACGAGAAAGGTCTTTTCCATCTGAATGCGCCTGAAAATGGCAAGTATCTTCTGAAGATTACGAGTGTAGGATATAAGCCTACCGTGAAGCGCGTGGTCATCGAACAGGACAAGAATCTGGCGTTGGGTAATGTCGTTGTCGGTGCTGATGCCATCATGTTGAAAGGTGCTGTAGTTACTGCTATGGCTCAGAAAGTAACGCTCAAGGAGGATACTTTCGTATATAACTCAGCTGCCTATCGTACACCGGAAGGTTCGGTGGTGGAAGAACTCGTGAAACGTCTGCCGGGTGCAGAGGTGAGCGACGACGGTACCATCAAAATCAATGGTAAGGAGGTGAAGAAAATCCTCGTTGACGGCAAGGAGTTCATGACGGGAGATACCAAGACTGCCCTCAAGAACCTGCCAACTAGTATTATTGATAAGATCAAGGCTTACGATGAGAAAAGTGATCTCTCGAAGGTGACGGGTATTGATGATGGTGAGGAACAGACCGTGCTCGACTTCAATGTGAAGAAGGGTATGAACAAGGGTTTAATGTCTAATATCGACCTCGGTATAGGTAATAAAGATAGGTATAGTGCCAGAGGTATGGGTGGATATTTCAACAGTAATAACCACTTCATGCTTTTCGGTAATGCAAACAATACCAGCGACCGTGGCTTCGGTGGCGGTGGGCCAAGACGTGGCTTTGGTGGTGGCAATGGATTGAATGCAAGCAAGATGCTGGCAGCCAACTATAATTATGAGGAGAAGAATAAATTTAAATTTAATACATCTCTTCGCTGGAATCACAGTGATGGTGATGTATGGAGCCGTCGTTCCAGTGAGAACTTCATGGGAAGCAGTTCCTCTTTCTCCAACAGTCTGAACCAGAATTTCTCTCGCAGTGATAGTTGGAATGGTAATATCCGTCTGGAGTGGATGCCGGATACAATGACCAACATCCTCTTCCGTCCTTCTATCTCATGGACTACTAATGATAGCCGCAGCACGGGTATTTCTGCATCCTACAATCAGGATCCATACCAATATACCGAAGACCCTCTTTCTGATGAGGGCATAGAAAAGATGGATGAAGTGGATGCTGTGATCAACAGACAGAAGTCTGTAAGCTTGAGTAATTCCAAGAACAACAACATCCGCGGCATGCTCCAGTTGAACCGCAAGCTCAACAATAAAGGACGTAACGTAACCCTCCGTATGGATGCCAAATATACCGATAAGGACAGCAAGAGCATCTCCTTGCAGAATGCTCATCTTTATCTGGTACAGAATGAAGCAGGCTTGGATTCCACATATCAGACCAACCGCTATAATCTGACTCCTTCCAAGGATTACAGTTACAGTGCGCAGGCCACCTATAGCGAACCGCTCTGGAAGGCCACCTTCCTCCAGTTCAGCTATAAGTTCACCTACAGCTACTCCAAGAGTGACCGCAGCACTTACGATTTCAGCAAATACAGTTTTGATGGAATCTCTCCAGAATACGGAGCGTGGGGCAATTACCTCGGCCGTTTGGATGGTGAACTGGGTGACTATCGAGATGACAAACTGAGCCGCTATTCAGAGTATAGAAACTATACCCATGATATTCAGGTGATGATGCGCTTCATCCGTCAGAAGTATAATCTGAACTTCGGTGTGATGATCCAGCCTCAGCGTTCCAAGTTCATACAGGATTATCAGGGCAAATATGTAGATACGGTGCGCACGGTGACCAACGTCAGTCCGACCCTTGATTTCCGTTACCGATTCTCCAAGATGAGCAATCTGCGTGTCAACTACCGTGGTACCACAGCGCAGCCAAGCATCTCTCAGTTGCTTGATATCACAGATAACAGCGACCCGCTCAATGTCTCTATGGGTAATCCTGGTTTGAAACCTTCGTTCACTCAGAACTTCCGATTGTTCTACAACAATTTCGTTCAGAATCACAACAAGGGTGTGATGACCTATATCAACTTCTCTACGACCAGCAATAGCATCAGCAATAAGGTGACCTACGATGAGACGACTGGTGGAAGAATCACCCGACCTGAGAATATCAATGGCAACTGGAATGTGATGGGAGCCTTTATGTTCAACTGTTCTATCGACAGTGCTGGTGTATGGAATATCAATACTGATACGAATTTGGGGTATAACCATTATGTGAGTTATCTGAGCCTCGACAAGTCGCAGGATTCCCAAAAGAATACCACCCAGAATACCACGTGGAATGAGCGTCTCTCTCTGAGTTATCGCAATGATTGGTTGGAATTGTCACTCGATGGAACATTGGCTTACAATCATGCCAAGAACAAGTTGCAGCCTAACAGCAACCTGGATACCTGGCAGTTCTCTTACGGACCTTCGATGACATTGACTGCTCCTTGGGGCACAAGTTTGAATACCAGTCTCTCCTGCAGCAGTCGCCGCGGCTATTCCGATGAGTCGATGAATACCGATGAGTTTGTGTGGAATGCTCAACTTTCACAGGGATTCCTGAAGGGTAAGCCTCTCACCGTGATGCTTCAGTTCTACGATCTGTTGCACCAGCAGAGTACCTTCTCGAGAGCGATTTCATCCGTTTCGCGTACGGATACGGAATACAATGCCATCAACTCTTATGCGATGCTTCACGTAGTATATCGCATGAATCTCTTCGGAGGCAAGGATGCACGCAAGGGAAATCGTGAGGAAGGACCAGGTGGACGTCCTGATTTCCGTGGTCGCCCATTTAATGGAATGGGTCGTCCAATGGGTCCTCCTCCAGGACGTTTCTTTTAA
- a CDS encoding SulP family inorganic anion transporter, whose translation MKAIAIKSSLFSCLKTYNKKTFMSDLMAGIIVGIVALPLAIAFGIASGVTPEKGIITAIVAGLIISVFGGSKVQIGGPTGAFIVIIYGIIQKYGMEGLTIATLMAGLFLVLFGLLRLGTIIKYIPYPIVVGFTSGIAVTIFTTQIKDLFGLTLASNPSDFIEKWGVYFQSFDTIDPWCALIGVVSVIVIAITPRFSKKIPGSLIAIILMTVVALILKQYAGVTSIETIGDRFSISNELPAAQVPEINWETIKNLVSPAITIAILGAIESLLSATVADGVISDHHDSNTELVAQGLANIASPLFGGIPATGAIARTMTNINNGGKTPVAGIIHAIVLLFIFLFLMPLAKFIPMACLAGVLVVVSYGMSGWRSFLALMKNPKSDVTVLLITFFLTIIFDLTVAIEVGLIIACLLFMKRMSETTDVKAITDDEIDLNKEFDFLSTNLEHYTIPKGVEVYEINGPFFFGAGNKFEEVMAAFGDRPLVRVIRMRKVPFVDSTGIHNLTNLCEMSQKENIQIVLSGVCEKVNFQLEHAGFYNMLSKENITDHISKALKRAEEIIAQNKLEQAN comes from the coding sequence ATGAAAGCAATAGCAATCAAGTCAAGCTTGTTTTCTTGTCTGAAGACATACAACAAGAAAACATTCATGTCTGACCTCATGGCAGGAATCATCGTGGGAATCGTAGCCCTGCCTCTGGCCATCGCATTCGGTATTGCCTCAGGCGTGACCCCAGAGAAGGGAATTATCACCGCCATTGTGGCAGGTCTTATCATCTCCGTCTTTGGCGGTAGCAAAGTGCAGATTGGTGGTCCTACGGGAGCCTTCATCGTCATCATCTATGGCATCATCCAGAAGTATGGCATGGAGGGACTGACCATCGCCACATTGATGGCGGGTCTCTTCCTGGTACTCTTCGGACTGCTCCGACTCGGCACCATCATCAAGTACATTCCTTACCCGATCGTAGTGGGATTTACCAGTGGTATCGCTGTTACCATCTTCACCACACAGATCAAGGATCTCTTTGGCTTGACCTTAGCCAGCAATCCTTCTGACTTTATCGAGAAATGGGGCGTTTATTTCCAGAGTTTCGATACCATCGACCCTTGGTGTGCCCTCATCGGTGTGGTGAGCGTGATTGTCATTGCCATCACTCCTCGTTTCAGCAAGAAGATTCCGGGTTCGCTCATCGCCATTATCCTGATGACGGTAGTAGCGCTCATTCTGAAACAATATGCCGGTGTGACAAGCATCGAGACCATCGGAGACCGTTTCTCTATCAGCAATGAATTGCCTGCGGCACAGGTGCCTGAAATCAACTGGGAAACCATCAAGAACCTGGTGTCTCCTGCCATCACCATCGCTATTCTCGGTGCCATCGAGAGTCTGCTTTCTGCTACCGTGGCTGATGGTGTAATCAGCGACCACCACGATTCCAATACAGAGTTGGTGGCACAGGGATTGGCCAATATCGCCTCTCCTCTCTTCGGCGGTATTCCAGCTACAGGTGCCATCGCCCGTACGATGACCAATATTAATAATGGTGGTAAGACTCCTGTGGCCGGTATCATCCATGCCATCGTCTTACTGTTCATCTTCCTCTTCCTGATGCCATTAGCTAAGTTTATCCCTATGGCTTGTCTGGCTGGTGTATTGGTAGTTGTTTCTTATGGTATGTCTGGCTGGCGTTCATTCTTAGCACTGATGAAGAATCCTAAGAGCGATGTTACTGTGCTCCTGATTACTTTCTTCCTCACCATCATCTTTGACCTTACCGTAGCTATCGAGGTGGGACTGATTATCGCCTGTCTGCTCTTCATGAAACGTATGTCTGAGACGACCGACGTAAAGGCTATTACCGACGATGAGATTGACCTCAACAAGGAGTTCGACTTCCTTTCTACCAACCTGGAGCACTATACCATTCCTAAGGGTGTGGAGGTATATGAGATCAATGGTCCTTTCTTCTTCGGAGCCGGCAATAAATTTGAGGAAGTGATGGCTGCCTTCGGTGATCGCCCACTGGTACGCGTCATCCGTATGCGCAAGGTTCCTTTCGTAGATTCTACAGGTATTCACAACCTCACCAACCTCTGCGAAATGAGTCAGAAGGAAAACATCCAGATCGTTCTCTCCGGTGTTTGCGAGAAAGTAAACTTCCAGTTGGAGCATGCTGGTTTCTACAATATGCTCAGTAAGGAGAATATCACCGACCATATTAGCAAGGCGCTCAAACGAGCTGAGGAAATCATCGCACAGAATAAGTTGGAGCAAGCCAATTAA
- the radA gene encoding DNA repair protein RadA — MAKDKIAYVCSNCGQESAKWIGKCPSCGQWNTFKEIRIAGDTGTQAARNAGMTMRHGGAATMFGGVRASDGAAQPMKLRDISAHDEPRIDMHDEELNRVLGGGMVQGSITLLGGEPGIGKSTLTLQTILNIPEKKVLYVSGEESAHQIKLRADRLASSITTVGTDVNLDHISILCETSLEKIFSHIQQVAPEIVVIDSIQTIATEDVDSSPGSVSQVRECAAALLRFAKTSGIPVILIGHINKEGTLAGPKILEHIVDTVIQFEGDQHYMYRILRSIKNRFGSTSELGIYEMQQGGLRQVSNPSELLLTEDHDGLSGVAISSAIEGVRPFLVETQALVSTAAYGTPQRSATGFDQRRLNMLLAVLEKRVGFKLMQKDVFLNIAGGLRVTDLAMDLSVIAAVLSSNVDTAIEAGWCMCGEVGLSGEVRPVSRIEQRIAEAEKLGFQHIVIPKYNYSGFDHSKYKIEIHPVRKVEEALRCLFG, encoded by the coding sequence ATGGCAAAAGACAAGATAGCATACGTTTGCAGCAATTGTGGACAGGAATCAGCCAAGTGGATTGGCAAATGTCCGAGTTGTGGACAATGGAATACTTTCAAGGAAATCCGAATCGCCGGAGATACGGGAACCCAGGCTGCCCGAAATGCGGGCATGACGATGAGACATGGTGGCGCTGCTACTATGTTTGGCGGCGTGCGTGCTTCGGACGGAGCAGCCCAACCCATGAAGCTTCGTGATATCTCTGCCCACGATGAACCCCGTATTGATATGCACGATGAGGAACTGAACCGTGTACTCGGTGGTGGAATGGTGCAGGGCAGTATCACTTTGTTGGGTGGTGAACCGGGTATCGGTAAGAGTACGCTCACACTGCAGACCATTCTCAATATCCCTGAAAAGAAAGTGCTCTATGTGAGCGGAGAGGAGAGTGCGCATCAGATCAAGTTGAGAGCCGACAGGTTGGCTTCTTCGATAACGACCGTTGGAACGGATGTGAATCTCGACCATATTTCTATCCTTTGTGAAACTTCCTTAGAGAAGATTTTCTCCCATATCCAGCAGGTGGCTCCAGAAATAGTGGTCATCGACTCCATCCAGACCATCGCTACAGAGGATGTGGATAGCAGTCCGGGCAGTGTCTCGCAGGTCAGAGAGTGTGCTGCAGCTTTGTTGCGATTTGCCAAAACCAGTGGTATTCCAGTTATCCTGATAGGACATATTAATAAGGAGGGAACGCTTGCAGGACCTAAGATACTGGAACATATCGTGGATACCGTCATCCAGTTTGAGGGCGACCAGCATTATATGTATCGCATCCTCCGTAGTATCAAAAACCGATTTGGAAGTACTTCGGAATTGGGAATCTATGAGATGCAGCAGGGAGGACTCCGACAGGTCAGTAATCCGTCAGAACTCCTCTTGACAGAGGATCACGACGGACTTTCGGGTGTGGCCATCAGCAGTGCCATCGAGGGTGTGCGGCCATTCCTGGTCGAGACTCAAGCCTTGGTTTCCACTGCCGCCTATGGAACTCCCCAGCGCTCAGCTACGGGTTTCGACCAGCGCCGACTCAACATGCTTTTGGCGGTATTGGAAAAGCGTGTGGGATTCAAGTTAATGCAGAAGGACGTGTTCCTGAATATAGCAGGAGGACTGAGAGTCACTGACTTGGCGATGGATTTGAGCGTGATAGCCGCTGTCTTGAGCAGTAATGTAGATACAGCCATAGAGGCTGGCTGGTGTATGTGTGGCGAGGTAGGTCTGAGCGGAGAAGTGCGCCCCGTAAGCCGTATCGAACAACGGATAGCTGAGGCAGAGAAACTCGGTTTCCAGCACATCGTCATCCCCAAATACAACTATTCGGGATTTGATCATTCGAAATACAAGATAGAGATTCACCCGGTCAGAAAGGTGGAAGAGGCGCTGAGATGCCTGTTCGGATAG
- the queC gene encoding 7-cyano-7-deazaguanine synthase QueC encodes MKDSVIIVSGGMDSITLLYDKKDEIALGISFNYGSNHNEREIPFAKMHCERLGIKHITIDLGFMHQYFKSSLLEGADAIPEGHYADDNMKSTVVPFRNGIMLSIAIGIAESNQLKKVLIANHGGDHTIYPDCRPEFIDAIDKAAQAGTFVDVQVSAPYTNITKADIARIGKKLGIDYAETWSCYKGGEIHCGKCGTCVERKEALAEAGIEDTTVYEA; translated from the coding sequence ATGAAAGATTCAGTGATTATTGTGAGCGGTGGTATGGACAGTATCACGCTGCTCTACGACAAGAAGGACGAGATAGCTTTGGGTATCAGTTTCAATTATGGTTCCAATCATAATGAGCGTGAAATTCCCTTTGCCAAAATGCATTGCGAGCGTCTTGGCATCAAGCATATTACTATCGATTTGGGCTTTATGCACCAGTATTTCAAGAGCAGTCTCCTTGAAGGTGCCGATGCCATTCCAGAAGGACATTATGCAGATGACAATATGAAATCCACGGTGGTTCCTTTCCGTAATGGCATCATGCTGAGCATCGCCATCGGCATTGCAGAGAGCAATCAGCTGAAGAAGGTGCTCATCGCCAATCATGGAGGCGATCATACGATTTATCCCGACTGTCGTCCTGAGTTCATTGATGCCATCGACAAGGCGGCACAGGCAGGAACTTTCGTGGATGTGCAGGTGAGTGCTCCTTATACCAATATCACCAAGGCAGATATTGCACGTATCGGCAAGAAGTTGGGAATCGACTATGCTGAGACCTGGAGCTGCTACAAGGGCGGCGAAATCCATTGCGGTAAATGCGGCACATGCGTAGAACGCAAGGAAGCGCTTGCCGAGGCAGGTATCGAGGACACAACTGTATATGAAGCCTGA
- a CDS encoding TlpA disulfide reductase family protein, with protein sequence MKKNLILSAALLLSATAAMAQSGTFTLKANMKNFGDTVIVFKNRGVKNDTILVKKDKFTYTTTLDKPMSIIFATPGTFRNTEYKMARIVAVPGEKAELVGDVLTRYDISGSNFYKQYHSVDLMLEEAEKPFTELRKSIEDRMKNGGDQNALRKEYQEKAMELEKARNEKIMNYISQHANEEATAALVPQFQEYDVMQKVVNMLSESVRNGRMKAFYQPMLDQAKAQMEAEEKAKKVQAAGVEAPDFTLKDIEGNDFTLSSLRGKYVVLDFWGSWCGWCIKGMPQMKEYYTKYAGKFEIVGIDCNDTEQKWKDAVKKHELPWKHVYNPRNGAENVCDKYAIQGFPTKIVLSPEGKIVKTIVGEDPAFYTLLDELFSK encoded by the coding sequence ATGAAAAAGAATTTGATTTTGAGTGCAGCTCTTTTGCTTTCTGCAACTGCAGCGATGGCACAGAGTGGCACTTTCACGTTGAAGGCCAACATGAAGAACTTCGGTGATACCGTGATTGTCTTTAAGAACAGAGGTGTGAAGAACGATACCATCTTGGTAAAGAAGGATAAGTTCACTTATACTACAACTTTGGACAAGCCAATGTCTATCATCTTCGCTACTCCAGGTACCTTCCGCAACACAGAGTACAAGATGGCTCGCATCGTAGCAGTGCCAGGTGAGAAGGCAGAGCTCGTAGGTGATGTTCTCACCCGTTACGATATCTCTGGTAGCAATTTCTATAAGCAGTACCATTCTGTGGATCTGATGCTGGAAGAGGCAGAGAAGCCTTTCACTGAGTTGCGTAAGTCTATCGAGGACCGCATGAAGAACGGTGGCGATCAGAATGCCCTCCGTAAGGAATATCAGGAGAAGGCTATGGAACTCGAGAAGGCACGCAATGAGAAGATAATGAATTACATTTCCCAGCATGCCAACGAGGAGGCAACTGCAGCACTCGTTCCTCAGTTCCAGGAGTATGACGTCATGCAGAAGGTAGTCAATATGCTTTCAGAGTCAGTTCGTAACGGTCGTATGAAGGCATTCTATCAGCCAATGTTGGATCAGGCAAAGGCTCAGATGGAGGCAGAGGAGAAGGCAAAGAAAGTGCAGGCAGCCGGTGTTGAGGCTCCTGATTTCACCTTGAAGGATATTGAGGGCAACGACTTCACCCTTTCCAGCTTGCGTGGCAAGTATGTAGTTCTTGATTTCTGGGGATCATGGTGCGGTTGGTGCATCAAGGGTATGCCTCAGATGAAAGAGTACTATACCAAGTATGCAGGTAAGTTTGAGATTGTAGGTATTGATTGCAATGATACCGAGCAGAAGTGGAAGGATGCTGTGAAGAAGCACGAGTTGCCATGGAAGCATGTTTACAATCCACGTAATGGTGCCGAGAATGTTTGCGACAAGTATGCCATCCAGGGTTTCCCTACCAAGATTGTACTTTCTCCAGAGGGTAAGATTGTGAAGACCATCGTAGGTGAGGATCCTGCATTCTATACATTGCTCGACGAGTTGTTCAGTAAGTAA